A section of the Candidatus Limnocylindrales bacterium genome encodes:
- a CDS encoding roadblock/LC7 domain-containing protein, with translation MRTLLRDLGTVNGVQAACIVRGGEVMASSFADGDAVAQAASLGFVRGISDGLELVDRGFEELLIEFGGKSLMVAPVEKDFVLAMLAAPDANLPLLRVVMGSSIRQLRRMHNVAEKPEPAPVQAATPPKAEPAPAAKPAAAAPPAAAPPKPQAPAPPPPQAAKPQATGRPQPQQQAKNAPPPPPPKGGQMPRPPQPQQAPPPQAKAAAKPEPAPAAPKAADKDAEPILPQVLALLTEYIGPVARVTFKRGVTRWRETGTPTVGTLGELAKILAADLSSDSEKKAFMDAVDRLRGS, from the coding sequence GTGCGTACGCTTTTGAGAGATCTCGGCACCGTAAACGGGGTGCAGGCCGCGTGCATCGTACGCGGCGGGGAAGTGATGGCCTCGTCGTTCGCCGACGGGGATGCGGTCGCGCAGGCCGCCAGTCTCGGCTTCGTGCGCGGGATCAGTGACGGGCTCGAGCTCGTCGATCGCGGCTTCGAGGAGCTGCTGATCGAGTTCGGCGGAAAGTCGCTGATGGTTGCGCCGGTCGAGAAGGATTTCGTGCTCGCCATGCTCGCTGCACCGGATGCCAATCTTCCGCTGCTGCGGGTCGTCATGGGTTCGTCGATTCGCCAGCTTCGCCGCATGCACAACGTGGCGGAGAAGCCCGAGCCAGCTCCGGTGCAGGCCGCAACTCCTCCCAAGGCCGAACCGGCGCCGGCGGCAAAGCCCGCAGCTGCCGCTCCTCCCGCAGCCGCCCCTCCGAAGCCGCAGGCTCCCGCTCCTCCGCCGCCTCAAGCTGCCAAACCGCAGGCGACAGGCCGGCCGCAGCCCCAGCAGCAGGCCAAGAATGCACCGCCTCCGCCTCCGCCGAAGGGCGGCCAGATGCCGCGGCCGCCGCAGCCGCAGCAGGCTCCTCCGCCGCAGGCGAAAGCCGCAGCCAAGCCGGAACCCGCGCCGGCTGCCCCGAAAGCGGCCGACAAGGATGCCGAGCCGATTCTTCCTCAGGTGCTCGCGCTGCTGACGGAATACATCGGTCCGGTCGCACGCGTCACGTTCAAGCGCGGCGTTACGCGCTGGCGCGAGACCGGCACGCCCACGGTGGGCACGCTCGGGGAGCTTGCGAAGATCCTCGCAGCCGACCTTTCGAGCGACAGCGAGAAGAAGGCGTTCATGGACGCCGTCGATCGCCTGAGGGGAAGCTGA